A single genomic interval of Lentimicrobium saccharophilum harbors:
- the secE gene encoding preprotein translocase subunit SecE — translation MAKTKIQEYINESYDELVHKTSWPSWSELQNSAVVVSIASLIIALVVYLMDMSFQTILKQFYLLF, via the coding sequence ATGGCAAAGACAAAGATTCAGGAATACATCAACGAAAGTTACGATGAGTTGGTGCACAAAACTTCCTGGCCCAGCTGGAGTGAGCTCCAGAACAGTGCAGTAGTAGTATCCATCGCTTCCCTTATAATCGCGTTAGTCGTTTATTTGATGGATATGTCTTTCCAAACTATATTGAAACAGTTCTACCTGCTGTTTTAG
- the tuf gene encoding elongation factor Tu: MAKEKFDRSKPHVNVGTIGHVDHGKTTLTAAITLILADAGLSEYRSFDSIDNAPEEKERGITINTAHIEYQTANRHYAHVDCPGHADYVKNMVTGAAQMDGAILVVAATDGPMPQTREHILLARQVGVPRLVVFMNKVDLVDDPELLDLVEMEIRDLLTFYGFDGDNSPIIRGSALGGLNKEPKWVEKVMELMEAVDTWIPLPPRDVDKPFLMPIEDVFSITGRGTVATGRIETGVIHTGDPVEIIGLDADKLKSVVTGVEMFRKILDTGEAGDNAGLLLRGIDKDEIRRGMVIAKPGSITPHKEFKGEVYILKKEEGGRHTPFHNKYRPQFYFRTTDVTGEVHLPEGVEMVMPGDNLSVTVKLIAPIAMAKNLRFAIREGGRTVGAGQVTEILD; the protein is encoded by the coding sequence ATGGCAAAAGAAAAATTCGATCGTTCCAAACCGCACGTTAATGTTGGTACCATCGGTCACGTTGACCACGGTAAAACTACCTTAACCGCTGCTATTACCCTCATCCTTGCTGATGCCGGGTTATCGGAATACCGGTCATTCGATTCAATTGACAATGCTCCGGAAGAAAAAGAAAGGGGTATTACTATTAATACTGCCCACATTGAGTATCAGACCGCAAACCGCCACTATGCGCATGTTGACTGTCCCGGACACGCCGACTACGTAAAGAACATGGTTACCGGTGCTGCCCAGATGGACGGCGCTATCCTGGTGGTTGCCGCAACTGACGGCCCCATGCCCCAGACCCGTGAGCACATCCTGCTCGCCCGTCAGGTAGGTGTTCCCCGCCTGGTTGTTTTCATGAACAAGGTTGACCTTGTTGACGACCCTGAACTTCTTGATCTCGTTGAGATGGAAATTCGCGATCTGCTTACTTTCTACGGTTTTGATGGAGATAATTCTCCGATTATCCGTGGTTCAGCACTCGGCGGATTGAACAAGGAGCCCAAATGGGTTGAAAAAGTAATGGAACTGATGGAAGCCGTTGATACATGGATTCCCCTGCCTCCGCGTGATGTTGACAAGCCTTTCCTCATGCCTATCGAGGACGTATTCTCCATCACCGGCCGTGGTACCGTTGCTACAGGTCGTATTGAAACCGGCGTTATCCACACTGGTGACCCCGTTGAAATTATCGGTCTTGATGCAGATAAACTGAAATCAGTTGTTACCGGAGTTGAAATGTTCCGTAAGATCCTTGATACAGGGGAAGCCGGAGACAACGCTGGTCTGCTCCTTCGTGGTATTGACAAGGACGAGATCCGCCGTGGTATGGTTATCGCAAAACCCGGTTCAATCACTCCTCATAAGGAATTCAAGGGTGAAGTCTATATCCTGAAGAAAGAAGAAGGTGGTCGTCACACTCCTTTCCACAACAAGTACCGTCCCCAGTTCTATTTCAGGACTACCGACGTTACCGGTGAAGTTCATCTTCCCGAAGGAGTTGAAATGGTTATGCCTGGTGACAACCTTTCTGTTACCGTTAAGCTGATCGCTCCTATCGCTATGGCTAAGAACCTGCGTTTTGCTATCCGTGAAGGCGGACGTACCGTAGGTGCAGGTCAGGTAACTGAAATTCTTGACTAA
- the rplL gene encoding 50S ribosomal protein L7/L12, producing MADLKAFAEQLVNLTVKEVNELAQILKDEYGIEPAAAAPVMMAGGAGAGEAAAVEEKTQFDVILKAAGQAKLAVVKLVKELTSLGLKEAKELVDAAPKAIKEGVSKDEAEALKKQLEEAGAEVEVK from the coding sequence ATGGCAGACTTAAAAGCTTTCGCAGAACAATTGGTTAACCTGACTGTTAAGGAAGTTAACGAATTAGCCCAGATTCTCAAAGATGAATATGGCATTGAGCCCGCAGCAGCAGCTCCCGTAATGATGGCAGGCGGCGCAGGGGCAGGAGAAGCCGCTGCAGTTGAAGAGAAAACCCAATTCGACGTTATCCTCAAGGCAGCAGGACAGGCTAAACTTGCTGTTGTCAAGCTTGTTAAAGAACTCACCAGCCTTGGACTGAAAGAAGCTAAAGAACTGGTTGACGCTGCTCCCAAAGCAATCAAGGAAGGCGTTTCCAAGGATGAAGCTGAAGCACTCAAAAAACAACTTGAAGAAGCTGGTGCAGAGGTTGAAGTAAAATAA
- the rpoB gene encoding DNA-directed RNA polymerase subunit beta has product MASKKIDRISFATSKVQAEYPDFLDIQIKSFQDFFQLETNPENRASEGLYKVFAENFPITDARNNFVLEFLDYFIDPPRYSIEECIERGLTYSIPLKAKLKLYCTDPEHEDFETIIQDVYLGMIPYMTPKGTFVINGAERVVVSQLHRSPGVFFGTSYHANGSQLFSARIIPFKGSWMEFTTDINNVMYAYIDRKKKLPVTTLLRAIGYETDKDILEIFNLAEEVKVSKAGLKKVVGSRLAARVLKNWIEDFVDEDTGEVVSIERTEVIIDRETVIENHHIDLIVESGAKTVLLHRDDPDNIDYSIIFNTLQKDTANSEKEAVEFIYRQLRNAEPPDEETARGIIEKLFFSDKRYDLGDVGRYRINKKLNLDIPIETKVLTKEDIISIIKYLIGLINLRTEVDDIDHLSNRRIRTVGEQLYNQFGVGLARMARTIRERMNVRDNEVFTPTDLINAKTLSSVINSFFGTNQLSQFMDQTNPLAELTHKRRVSALGPGGLSRERAGFEVRDVHYTHYGRLCTIETPEGPNIGLISSLCVYAKINRLGFIETPYKRVVNGKVAVNEDPVYLSAEEEENKVIAQATTPFDDAGNFENERIKVRYLADYPIVEKENVDLIDIAPNQIASIAASLIPFLEHDDANRALMGSNMMRQAVPLLNPEAPIVGTGIERNVAFDSRVLVNAESDGLVEFVDATEIVIRHTRLEDEKLVSFDDDVKHYKLTKFSRTNQNTCMNLRPVVRKGDRVKKGQVLCEGYATSKGDLALGRNLMVAFMPWKGYNFEDAIVISEKVVKEDIFTSIHIEEFVLEVRDTKRGVEELTNDIPNVSTEATKDLDENGLIRIGAEVNEGDILIGKITPKGESDPTPEEKLLRAIFGDKAGDVKDASLKAPPSMKGVVVDKKLFSRMIKDRKVKAKEKDMVKVLDDEFAKNSQDLKTKLVDKLTVLVSGKTSQGVYNNFKEEIVPKKIKFTQKMLMGIDYLSVNPGKWTTDKDVNELVKTLINNYIIKYKEILGVYNRRKFVATVGDDLPNGIVQMAKVYVAKKRKLKVGDKMAGRHGNKGIVARIVREEDMPFLPDGTPVDIVLNPLGVPSRMNLGQIYETVLGWAGKKLGLHFATPIFDGATDEQINEYMRQAGLPENGRVYLYDGGTGERFHQPATVGYIYMLKLHHMVDDKMHARSIGPYSLITQQPLGGKAQFGGQRFGEMEVWALEAFGASHILQEILTVKSDDVMGRAKAYEALVKGDNMPIPGIPESFNVLVHELRGLGLNISFD; this is encoded by the coding sequence TTGGCTTCAAAAAAAATTGATAGAATAAGTTTTGCAACCTCAAAGGTTCAAGCCGAATATCCTGATTTTCTTGATATCCAGATCAAGTCATTTCAGGATTTTTTCCAATTGGAAACCAACCCCGAAAACAGGGCTTCGGAAGGCTTGTATAAGGTATTTGCAGAAAATTTCCCGATCACTGACGCCAGGAACAATTTCGTGCTTGAGTTCCTGGATTATTTCATTGATCCGCCCCGCTATTCAATAGAAGAATGTATTGAAAGGGGATTGACCTATAGTATCCCACTGAAGGCCAAGCTGAAACTTTATTGTACCGATCCGGAGCACGAAGATTTTGAGACAATCATACAGGATGTTTATCTTGGAATGATTCCTTACATGACCCCTAAAGGTACTTTTGTGATCAATGGTGCCGAAAGGGTTGTTGTATCGCAGTTGCACCGCTCGCCCGGCGTATTCTTCGGAACCAGTTACCACGCCAATGGATCGCAGCTTTTCTCAGCCCGGATTATCCCTTTTAAGGGATCGTGGATGGAATTTACCACAGACATCAACAACGTGATGTATGCCTATATCGACCGGAAGAAAAAACTGCCGGTCACCACGTTGCTCAGGGCTATTGGCTACGAAACTGATAAAGACATCCTCGAAATCTTCAATCTTGCTGAAGAAGTTAAAGTGTCCAAGGCTGGTCTGAAAAAAGTTGTCGGTTCCCGTCTTGCTGCCAGGGTGCTTAAAAACTGGATAGAGGATTTTGTGGATGAGGACACCGGAGAGGTCGTTTCCATTGAACGTACCGAGGTCATCATCGACCGCGAGACTGTGATTGAAAACCATCACATTGATCTCATCGTTGAATCCGGAGCAAAAACCGTGTTGCTCCATCGCGATGACCCTGATAATATTGACTATTCGATTATATTCAATACCCTGCAAAAGGATACCGCCAATTCCGAAAAGGAAGCCGTGGAATTTATCTACAGGCAACTCCGCAATGCCGAACCGCCTGATGAGGAAACGGCAAGGGGTATTATTGAAAAACTCTTCTTCTCCGATAAACGCTACGATCTCGGAGATGTAGGACGTTACAGAATTAACAAAAAACTGAATCTTGATATCCCCATTGAGACTAAAGTTCTGACCAAAGAGGATATCATTTCCATCATAAAGTACCTGATTGGTCTGATTAACCTTCGCACGGAAGTTGATGACATCGACCATCTGAGTAACCGCAGAATCCGTACCGTTGGTGAGCAGCTATACAACCAGTTTGGTGTAGGCCTTGCCCGTATGGCCCGTACCATTCGTGAAAGAATGAACGTTCGTGACAATGAAGTGTTTACGCCAACTGATCTTATCAATGCGAAAACCCTTTCTTCAGTGATCAACTCGTTCTTTGGAACGAATCAGCTGTCACAGTTCATGGACCAGACCAACCCCCTGGCAGAACTCACCCACAAAAGAAGGGTATCTGCGCTTGGTCCGGGAGGTTTGTCGCGCGAGCGTGCCGGTTTCGAGGTTCGCGACGTGCATTACACCCATTACGGCCGTCTGTGTACCATTGAAACACCTGAAGGCCCGAATATCGGTCTTATCTCTTCTCTTTGCGTTTATGCGAAGATCAACAGGCTCGGATTTATTGAAACACCGTATAAGCGTGTTGTAAACGGTAAAGTAGCAGTGAATGAGGATCCGGTTTATCTTAGTGCAGAAGAAGAAGAAAACAAAGTTATTGCGCAGGCTACCACACCTTTTGATGATGCCGGTAATTTCGAAAACGAGCGTATCAAAGTGCGTTACCTGGCCGATTATCCTATCGTTGAAAAGGAGAATGTTGACCTTATCGACATCGCTCCCAATCAGATCGCTTCCATCGCAGCTTCGCTGATTCCGTTCCTTGAACATGACGATGCCAACCGCGCTTTGATGGGTTCAAACATGATGCGTCAGGCAGTCCCGCTGCTCAACCCTGAAGCCCCGATTGTTGGTACAGGTATTGAGCGCAATGTTGCTTTTGATTCCCGTGTACTCGTCAATGCAGAAAGCGACGGACTGGTCGAATTTGTGGATGCGACTGAAATAGTAATACGTCATACCAGGCTTGAAGATGAAAAACTCGTAAGTTTTGATGATGATGTAAAACATTACAAGCTTACCAAATTCTCGAGAACCAATCAGAATACCTGTATGAACCTCCGTCCGGTGGTTCGTAAAGGTGACCGGGTGAAAAAAGGCCAGGTTCTTTGCGAAGGATATGCAACCAGCAAGGGTGATCTTGCGCTTGGGCGTAACCTGATGGTGGCATTCATGCCCTGGAAGGGATATAACTTTGAGGATGCGATTGTAATCTCTGAAAAGGTCGTTAAAGAGGATATTTTCACCTCTATCCATATCGAGGAATTTGTACTGGAAGTGCGTGACACCAAACGTGGTGTTGAGGAGCTGACCAATGACATTCCGAATGTCAGCACAGAAGCTACCAAGGACCTTGACGAAAACGGATTGATCCGCATCGGAGCCGAGGTAAATGAAGGCGATATCCTTATCGGTAAGATCACCCCGAAAGGTGAAAGTGATCCTACCCCGGAAGAAAAACTCCTCAGGGCGATTTTCGGTGACAAGGCCGGAGACGTGAAAGATGCCTCACTCAAGGCACCTCCTTCGATGAAGGGTGTGGTCGTTGATAAGAAGCTCTTCTCGCGCATGATCAAGGACCGCAAGGTGAAAGCCAAAGAAAAAGACATGGTGAAGGTGCTTGATGATGAATTTGCAAAGAATTCTCAGGACCTGAAAACCAAACTTGTTGATAAGCTGACCGTGCTGGTTTCAGGGAAAACCTCTCAGGGCGTTTACAATAACTTTAAGGAGGAGATTGTACCCAAAAAGATCAAATTCACCCAGAAAATGCTGATGGGTATTGATTACCTGAGTGTTAACCCTGGTAAGTGGACAACCGATAAGGATGTGAACGAGCTGGTTAAAACGCTTATCAACAACTATATCATTAAGTACAAAGAGATCCTCGGCGTTTACAACCGCAGGAAGTTTGTTGCCACTGTAGGTGATGACCTGCCAAACGGAATTGTACAGATGGCCAAGGTCTATGTTGCCAAGAAGCGCAAGCTGAAGGTGGGTGATAAAATGGCAGGCCGTCACGGTAACAAAGGTATTGTTGCCCGTATCGTTCGCGAAGAGGATATGCCTTTCCTCCCTGACGGAACACCGGTGGATATTGTTCTGAATCCCTTGGGTGTACCGTCGCGTATGAACCTTGGACAGATTTATGAAACCGTGCTGGGTTGGGCCGGGAAAAAACTGGGATTGCATTTTGCCACTCCGATTTTTGACGGTGCCACCGATGAGCAGATTAATGAATATATGCGTCAGGCCGGGCTTCCGGAGAACGGAAGGGTTTACCTTTACGACGGAGGTACCGGTGAACGTTTCCACCAGCCGGCTACCGTAGGTTACATTTACATGCTCAAGCTTCACCATATGGTGGATGACAAGATGCACGCCCGTTCTATCGGACCTTACTCCCTCATTACCCAGCAGCCTCTCGGAGGTAAAGCTCAGTTCGGGGGCCAGCGTTTCGGAGAAATGGAGGTCTGGGCTCTTGAAGCATTCGGTGCATCGCATATTCTGCAGGAAATCCTCACTGTGAAATCAGATGATGTAATGGGCAGGGCCAAAGCTTATGAGGCGCTTGTAAAAGGCGATAACATGCCGATCCCGGGTATCCCGGAATCGTTCAATGTTCTTGTGCACGAGCTCAGAGGTCTCGGACTTAACATCTCTTTCGATTAA
- a CDS encoding HPF/RaiA family ribosome-associated protein, which produces MKVSINAVKFKADKKLEEFINDKVEKLSGVYDGIIGSEVILKLGNVETPDNKIAEIRLQIKGNDLFAKKQSKTFEEATDTAVDALRKQLDKHKGKFQK; this is translated from the coding sequence ATGAAGGTAAGTATCAATGCCGTCAAATTTAAAGCTGACAAAAAGCTTGAGGAATTTATTAACGATAAGGTTGAAAAACTTTCAGGCGTTTATGACGGAATCATCGGAAGTGAGGTAATCCTTAAGCTTGGTAATGTGGAAACCCCCGATAACAAAATAGCTGAAATCAGGTTGCAGATCAAGGGTAACGACCTGTTTGCCAAGAAGCAAAGCAAGACCTTTGAGGAGGCGACAGATACTGCTGTGGATGCATTGCGCAAGCAGCTGGATAAGCATAAAGGCAAATTTCAAAAATAA
- the nusG gene encoding transcription termination/antitermination protein NusG encodes MGEQIKKWYVIRAISGNEKKVKQYLESEINRLGLSDFITQVLIPTEKVYQVRKGKKVSKERNYLPGYVLIEAILTGEIPHIIKNVPGVLGFLGSKGEPVPLRPAEVNRILGKVDELTEQGEEVSVPFIVGETVTVIDGPFNSFTGIIEEINEEKKKLKVMVKIFGRKTPLELGFMQVEKD; translated from the coding sequence ATGGGTGAACAAATTAAAAAGTGGTACGTCATCCGGGCCATCAGCGGGAATGAGAAAAAGGTAAAGCAATACCTTGAAAGTGAAATCAATCGCCTTGGTTTAAGTGACTTTATTACGCAGGTTCTTATCCCTACAGAAAAAGTTTATCAGGTACGTAAAGGTAAGAAAGTCAGCAAAGAGCGGAATTATCTTCCGGGCTATGTGCTGATAGAAGCGATCTTAACTGGTGAAATTCCGCACATCATTAAAAATGTGCCCGGAGTTTTAGGCTTTCTTGGGTCTAAAGGTGAACCCGTTCCCCTCAGGCCTGCGGAAGTTAATCGCATACTGGGTAAAGTCGATGAATTAACCGAACAGGGCGAAGAAGTCAGTGTTCCGTTTATCGTCGGCGAAACCGTAACCGTAATCGACGGGCCTTTCAACAGTTTCACAGGTATTATCGAAGAGATAAACGAAGAGAAGAAAAAGTTGAAGGTAATGGTCAAGATTTTTGGCCGTAAAACCCCGCTCGAACTGGGCTTTATGCAGGTAGAGAAAGATTGA
- the rpsU gene encoding 30S ribosomal protein S21, whose protein sequence is MIIVPVKEGENIDRALKKLKRKFEKTGVVKELRERQKFTKPSVKNREQRLHAIYVQQLQQAQDQ, encoded by the coding sequence ATGATTATCGTACCCGTTAAAGAAGGCGAAAACATTGACAGGGCCTTAAAGAAACTGAAGAGAAAGTTTGAAAAAACCGGTGTTGTTAAAGAACTGCGTGAAAGGCAGAAATTTACCAAGCCTTCAGTTAAAAATCGCGAGCAGCGCCTGCACGCAATATACGTGCAGCAGCTTCAGCAGGCACAGGATCAGTAG
- the rplA gene encoding 50S ribosomal protein L1 yields the protein MAKLTKKRKEALAKFDKSATYSLNDAIKIVKQTSSTKFDSSVDIDVRLGVDPRKANQMVRGTVMLPHGTGKTVRVLVLCTPDKEDEAKAAGADFYGLDEYIQKIKEGWTDVDVIITMPSVMPKVGALGKILGPRGLMPNPKTGTVTMEVGKAVQEAKAGKIDFKVDKFGIIHAAIGKSSFDEVQLLENAKELLHTIVKLKPSAAKGTYMKSLFMSSTMGPGIRVDQKSFTV from the coding sequence ATGGCTAAATTGACAAAAAAAAGGAAAGAGGCTCTGGCTAAGTTCGATAAGAGCGCGACCTACTCCCTGAATGATGCCATAAAAATCGTAAAGCAGACTTCCAGTACGAAGTTCGACAGCTCGGTTGACATTGACGTCAGACTGGGTGTCGACCCCCGTAAGGCCAATCAGATGGTCAGGGGTACTGTAATGCTGCCTCACGGTACCGGTAAAACTGTAAGGGTATTGGTATTGTGCACCCCGGATAAGGAAGATGAAGCCAAAGCTGCCGGTGCTGATTTTTATGGACTGGATGAGTATATCCAGAAAATCAAAGAGGGTTGGACCGACGTGGATGTAATCATCACTATGCCCAGCGTAATGCCCAAAGTTGGTGCACTCGGTAAAATACTGGGTCCCCGTGGACTTATGCCTAACCCGAAAACCGGAACAGTTACCATGGAAGTGGGAAAAGCCGTTCAGGAAGCTAAAGCAGGTAAAATTGATTTTAAAGTTGACAAATTCGGAATCATTCACGCAGCGATCGGTAAATCCTCTTTCGATGAGGTGCAATTACTCGAAAATGCGAAGGAACTGCTTCACACCATCGTGAAGCTGAAACCTTCAGCTGCTAAAGGCACTTACATGAAGTCATTATTCATGTCAAGTACCATGGGCCCGGGTATACGTGTTGATCAGAAATCATTCACCGTGTAA
- the rplJ gene encoding 50S ribosomal protein L10, translated as MRKEEKSQLIDTLTEQLSNSNNIYITDISDLNVEVTSKLRRLCFKKDVKLIVVKNTLLRKAMERSGKDFSPLYGALKGATSIMLSEVNNGPAKLIKEFRKTSDKPILKGAYVEEMSFMGDHSLDMLVNIKSKNELIADIILALKSPAINVVSALQSGGHKLSGVLKTLSER; from the coding sequence ATGAGAAAAGAAGAAAAGAGTCAACTTATTGACACCCTGACCGAGCAGCTGAGCAACAGCAATAACATTTATATTACTGATATCTCCGACCTCAACGTTGAAGTTACCAGTAAGTTGAGAAGGTTATGCTTCAAGAAGGACGTCAAGTTGATCGTTGTTAAAAATACATTGTTGCGTAAAGCAATGGAGCGTTCCGGAAAGGACTTCTCACCGCTTTACGGCGCACTGAAGGGTGCTACTTCCATCATGTTATCGGAAGTAAACAATGGACCGGCCAAGTTGATCAAGGAGTTCCGCAAAACAAGCGACAAACCTATACTTAAGGGTGCTTATGTAGAAGAAATGTCGTTTATGGGCGATCATAGCCTTGATATGCTTGTCAACATCAAATCCAAGAATGAACTTATCGCCGATATTATCCTGGCCCTCAAGTCACCTGCAATCAATGTGGTTTCAGCACTTCAGTCGGGTGGTCATAAATTGAGCGGAGTTCTGAAAACCCTCTCTGAGCGGTAG
- the rplK gene encoding 50S ribosomal protein L11, protein MAKEVSGLIKLQIKGGAANPSPPVGPALGSKGVNIMEFCKQFNARTQDQAGKVLPVIITVYKDKSFDFIIKTPPVAVQLLEATKLKSGSAEPNRKKVGSVSWDQVQAIAEIKMADLNAFTIESAMRMVAGTARSMGITVTGNPPFAND, encoded by the coding sequence ATGGCAAAAGAAGTAAGCGGTTTAATCAAACTGCAGATAAAAGGTGGAGCAGCCAATCCTTCCCCACCAGTAGGGCCTGCATTGGGTTCTAAGGGTGTGAACATTATGGAGTTCTGCAAGCAGTTCAATGCGCGTACCCAGGATCAGGCTGGCAAGGTTCTTCCGGTAATTATCACCGTTTATAAGGACAAGTCTTTTGATTTTATCATCAAAACCCCGCCGGTTGCAGTGCAGTTGTTAGAAGCAACCAAACTGAAAAGCGGATCCGCTGAACCTAACCGTAAAAAGGTGGGTTCTGTCTCATGGGATCAGGTTCAAGCTATTGCTGAAATCAAGATGGCCGACCTGAACGCCTTCACTATTGAATCTGCGATGCGGATGGTTGCCGGAACAGCAAGAAGTATGGGAATTACCGTAACCGGTAACCCGCCTTTTGCTAATGACTGA
- a CDS encoding tyrosine-type recombinase/integrase, translating into MIRDSFYDYLLLVKRYSLHTLNAYKTDLLQFQEYCDNSYNLTDDTRVTYPIVRSWLASLVDSGLSARSINRKLSSLKVYFRYLLKEGFISENPLLRATSLGMPSRLPVFVSRNEMASVLHESNGKISFNERRDMLIVEILYCTGIRLSELINLRLNDLDHAAATIKVTGKRNKQRIIPVTPSLIALIDEYIGLRSGIVSPGVSEIIVTDQGKKAYPVFIYRKVSRALEAAGVKGRRSPHVLRHTFATHMLNEGADLNAIKELLGHSSLAATQVYTHISIEKLKSIYKLAHPRA; encoded by the coding sequence ATGATAAGAGATTCATTCTACGACTATTTACTACTCGTTAAACGCTATTCGCTGCATACACTGAATGCATACAAAACCGACCTGCTTCAGTTTCAGGAATATTGTGACAATTCATATAATCTGACCGACGACACCCGGGTTACTTACCCTATTGTCCGTTCATGGCTTGCATCACTTGTCGATTCGGGGCTCTCTGCACGCAGCATCAACCGTAAGCTGTCATCCCTCAAGGTTTATTTCCGCTACCTGCTGAAGGAAGGTTTCATCAGCGAGAATCCCCTGCTCAGGGCAACTTCGCTTGGAATGCCTTCGAGGTTGCCTGTTTTTGTGTCCAGGAATGAAATGGCATCAGTGCTGCATGAAAGCAATGGAAAGATTTCTTTCAATGAGAGGCGCGATATGCTGATCGTTGAAATACTTTATTGCACGGGGATCAGGCTTTCGGAGCTGATTAACCTCAGGCTCAATGATCTGGATCATGCAGCAGCAACCATCAAGGTCACGGGTAAGCGTAATAAGCAGCGGATCATCCCTGTAACACCATCACTTATAGCCCTGATTGATGAATATATCGGATTGCGTTCCGGGATTGTCAGTCCGGGTGTTTCAGAAATAATTGTGACCGATCAGGGAAAAAAGGCTTATCCGGTGTTTATCTACAGGAAAGTGAGCCGGGCCCTGGAAGCCGCTGGTGTAAAAGGGCGCAGAAGTCCCCATGTCCTCAGGCATACCTTTGCAACCCACATGCTCAATGAAGGTGCTGACCTCAATGCTATCAAGGAACTTCTTGGCCATTCAAGCCTGGCGGCAACACAGGTTTACACCCATATAAGTATTGAAAAACTTAAATCTATATACAAACTCGCCCATCCAAGGGCATAA